The Desulfonatronospira thiodismutans ASO3-1 region TCCCTGGGCAAGCCTGTGTTTTCAAGACCGGAAATGGTCATGATGGCTGTAAACAGGCTTAGCTGTACTGTAAATCTTCAGATAGGAAACATCCCCATGCCCCCCACAGTCATCACCGAAAGCCGTGATGAAGCAGTCAGGGCAGTGCGTAAATTCGGCAAAGCTGTATTCAAGCCGCTTTTTTCTTCCAAGGCCAGGGGAATGCTTTTAGTAGAGGACAATGCAAATTGTGGCTCAGCAATTGCCAATTTTCAAGCCTCGGGAAATACTGCCATGTATATTCAGAAGATGGTTCAGATTCCGGGCAGAGACCTGGGAATAAGTTTTTTGGGAGGCAAATATATCGGCACTTATGCCCGGCGCAAGGGAAATTCATGGAACACCTGCACCTCCAACGGAGGAAAGTACGAGCCATGCGAGCCGGACGCGGAAACCATAAATCTGGCAAGTAAGGCACAAGACCTGTTCAACCTTGATTTTACCTGCGTGGATGTTGTGGAGACAGAAGATGGCCCCATGGTCTTCGAGGTATCAGCCTTTGGAGGTTTCAGGGGACTTTATCATGCCTGCGGCCTGAATGCGGCCGGCATGTATGCGGAATATATTATTAACCAGCTGGAATCCCGGCAATAATGCCGATGTAAGCATTCAGGGGGTCCTCGGTGGTGACTCATGGCATTAGTCCAGGGGACTGTCCCCGCTGAGTAATGACTATGCAGCTTCACTTAATTTCGCGCCTGTACTTTTTTGTTTTGGTGAAGGAAAAGTGTCGCGGGGACTGTCCCATTGGCCGGTACCTGCCCCCCCCTGAATGATTACGATAAAGTGGCAACACAGGACTATAATATTCATAGCAAACCAAGGGAGGAATGTATGGGAAAAGATGAACTTAAATTCAAGGCAGTGGTGGAAAAACAAAGCCTGATAGCCACTCTGGAAAATCTGATGGACTCAATTCAAGTAGGAAGGCTATATGTAGGAGATGGGCAGCAGGGAATACTGCTTGTTCCCGCACCCCACTTAAAGCTTGAAATCAGGGCTGAATCCAAAAAGGACAAGGAAAAAATATGCATGGAGATCAGCTGGAGAACCGATAGCAAAGAGTTTGCGTTTAAGGAGCCGGAGCTGGTTATATCCAGCCAGGCTCCTGAAATAACATATGAAAGTGAAGCAGGGGATGCAGACCAGGAATACCAGGAGAGCAATGAACAAACTGAAGAAGAACTGCGATAAAAATCACTCTTCTGCATGATTAACCCAACAACGACACTTAGAAAATAGGTTGATTGTCAAATCAGGGATAGGCACTCCGGCGCCCACTTGAATGAGATTTTGTGCCACCCAGGCCTGATTTTTAGCTCCAAGTGCGTGCCGGAAGTCCCCTTGAGGCACAAATAAGTGTCGTTGTAGGGGGAGGTGGTGATGATTTTATCATTATTACTGAAACCCAAAAGGCCCAGCGGATCTGCCAGTCGATAGTGCGCTGTTTCGCAAGACTGGCAAAAAAATTTTACACGGTGGATGACAATAAAAGGGGTTATATTCTGGCCAAAAACCGGGATGGGGTGAAAAAGAAGTTTGCCCTTGTTTCTGTTTCCCTGGCCATAGTGGACTGCTTTGAAAACATGACCCTGAACCAGATCAGCCAGCTGGCCGCCGGAACCAAAAAACTGGCCAAATCGAAGCCTGGCAATTCATTTGCACAAAACAGAAGAACCCAGACATAGGCACATTATTTATATAAGTTCAGCACATCTGTCCGAGGCCTGTTGGAAGTCTATGCCTCCGCCAAGTTCATAAACCGGAATATCCTGAAAAAATTTCATGTAGTCCAGAGGGTCAGGCTCCAGCACCCTGAAGTTGTCTGATGGATAGTAAAAAAGACCAGGAGATTTGATCACTGCCTGCAACAGCTCTGACCTTTTTTCCAGGTTCACCCTCTGCATTTCCAGGCTCTGTCCGTGCCTGCTCCAGTTTAAAATGACAAGCGCCTTTACTCCTGATTGCAGCTTGAACCTGTCCCGACCGAAACACTTATCCAGCCAGACGTCATATTTATGCTCCATTTTCCAGATCATGTCTTTTGAAATTCCGGAAAATTTCCTGATTTCTTCAGATGTCAGAATCCCGGTCAGACGCGGATTGTTCAGTATTGTACCCGGATTGACCCTGGGCAGCTTGGCCACTCCGAACATTTCTACATGTTCCTTTTTTTTGCGGACCATGAGGCGGTCATTGCTGACAAAATCAAGGCCTTTATTCATGAGGTGAAGGGCCAGAGTAGATTTACCCAGACCGGAAAAACCCGCCAGAATAATCCCCTGCCCTTTTCTTGAAACTGCTGCTGCGTGGCACAGTAGACAGCCCTGGTCCAGCTTCCACTGGATGAAGCGGTTATTGATAAAGTTGACAATCTGGTTGTCATTTTCTGTACACGGTCCGATGGCGATATTTTCACTGGAGTTCATAAAAAACAGCATCCCGGAGAGTTTTTTGCGAACCACCCTGCCCCCGGGAATATTTATGTACTGCTCCTTTATACGCTTTTTGCTGCAACCGGGGTGCAGGTCAGTCAGGCTGATACCAGGTTTAAGCGGGGGGTTTTCCAGAGCTTTAATCACAATATGGGGCTGGTCATCATTCTGGATTAAAAAAGGCTTAAAGTATCTCAAAAGCTTTTCCCGCAAAACAGGTTCATCCATCTCCACCCTGATGGTACAGTCATCCAGCTGAAGATCAACGGACTGATCCAGTGTATCCTGAACATTTGAACAGCCCAGCATATGCAGGAAACTTTGCCCGGGGGTAATTGGATAATGCATTGTGACATCCTCTTTAATGATAAACATATATACAACAAAAGTAACAGGTTATCCCTTTTTAAGGAAAGCAGGGGACAGGCACCCCCAAACCTTCTCCGGGCTGTATGCCTCCGGGCAGGAAGCCATGCCACATGCAAACGGCTAAACTGTTACACTTTACTGTTTTCTAAGTGTTTCAAATTCCTGGCAATCTTTTATCCGTTGGTTTCCAGCACATTTACTTCCTGTATTTTTCCGGGAAGTGTCAGTGAAATCCAGGTCTACAGCCTTCTCTGCAGCTTGTTCCGCACCAGTATTGCGACTAAGTTCAGTCCCAGAACCAGAAACATGAGTGTTAGTGCAGTGCCGTACTGCAGAGGTCTGGTCTGGTCTATGTTGACACCGGCTGTGGCCAGGACATAGATGTGATAAGGCATGGCCATGATTTCATCAAAAATCGAACTTGGGATCTTGCCGGTATAAAAGACAGCCGCGGTAAACATGATGGGAGCGGTTTCACCTGCGGCCCGGCTTACACCCAGGATCATGCCGGTAAGCATGCTTGGCAGCGCAGCAGGCAGGACCATCCTGTAAACGGTCTGCCATTTGGTGGCCCCGAGAGCCAGAGAGGCTTCGCGGTAGGACTGAGGAACGTTTCGCAGGGCTTCCTCAGCTGATCCGATAATCAGCGGCAGAATAAAGGCCCCCAGGGTAAGAGAGCCAGCCAGTAGACTGACCCCCATGTTCAGATAGAGAACAAAAAAGGCCAGCCCGAAAAGACCGTAGACAACCGAGGGCACTCCGGCCAGGTTGATTATGCCCATGCGTATGATTCTGGTCCATCTGCCGCCGCCGGAAAACTCATTAAGATAAATGGCAGTGCCCACACCCAGGGGAAAAGCCACCAGAATGGAACCCAGGCTTATATAGACAGTACCCACGATACAGGGCCAGATTCCCCCCTCGGTCATGGACTTTCTGGGGTGTTCGGTCAAAAACTCCCAGCTTATGGCACTGATCCCGTTAATGGCGATAAATCCCAGAAATAGGGCCAGGGCCAGTACGTTCAGGTAAATTGCGGCCCTGAAGATGGAAAAAGCGATGAACTGATTACGCTTGCGTGCAAAATTGGATCTCATTTTGGAATCTCTGCTGGATGGTTTATCAATTGCTTTTAAAGTGTGGCCGCACCTACCTGCTTATGTCTTTCCGACAGGTAGCTGGCCAGCAGATTGAAAAGAAAGGTGAAAACAAAAAGAACCAGGCCGATGGCAAAAAGGGCATGGTAGTGATCACTGCGGAATGGAACATTGCCCATTTCAGCAGCGATGTTTGCCGGCATGGGCCGCACCGGATCGAATATGGATTCCGGAATCATGGCCGCACCGCCGGCCACCATGAGCACCACCATGGTCTCCCCTATGGCTCTGGCTATTCCCAGGACTACGGCTGTGGATATTCCGGCCAGAGAAGCAGGCACTATTACTCTGGCAATGGTTTCCCATTGCGTGGCCCCCAGGGCCATGGAGCCTTCCTTCATATGTCTGGGTACGCTGTAGATGGCATCCTCGGATATGCTGGTAATGGTGGGCACAGCCATGAAAGCCAGCATAATGGAAGCGTTCAGTACATTCAGTCCCGTACCCAGATCGAACATCTCCTGCAGAAAAGGGGCGACAACAACCATACCGAAAAAACCGATGACTACGGTGGGCAGGCCCTCAATGAGCTCCACAATGGGCTTGATCACCGCCCTTGTCTTTGGATGCGCAATTTCGGCCAGGTAAATGGCGCTGAAAACTCCCAGGGGAATGGCCATGATCGAGGCCAGGGCCACTACACTGGCAGAACCGGCTATCAGCGGCAGAATTCCGTAGTCCGGGTTGATATCAGTTGGATACCATTCTTTGCCCAGGATAAAATCTCTGACTGAAATAACATCGAATATGGGAAGGCCTTCTAAGATCAGAAAAAGAAAAATCAGGGTCAGGATTATTATCCCGCTGGCCCCTACAATTAGAAAGACCCCGTGTACCAGGAGATCCTTTTTTTGGCTTGAAATAACTGCCATATGATTCACTTATGCTGGTGTTTTTTATAGTTATGATGAAAAATATTTATACCATTATGGAAATATTGAGGGAGCAGAGCAAACAGGCCTCTACCCCCTCAGTATTTTTTTGCCGCAGAACCGTTACCAGATGGGTACGTACCCGCCTTCTTCAATAAGCTCAGCGTTATCCGGATGCTGAATGTAGTTGATGAACCTGAGCACATCCCCGGAAGGCCAGTTGTTGGTAATCAGCCACAGGCTCCTGGAAACAGGATATTCACCTGATGCAGTGGTTGTGGATGTGGGCATTACGCCGTCAACCTTCACACTCTTGAGCCTGTCGGTAAGATAGCCCAGGCCGATATACCCTATGGCATGCCGGTTATCCTGCACTGTCTGGACAATGGCTCCGTTGGAGGCCAGCATTTGGGCCCTGGGAGTCAGGCGATCGCCCTTGAGTACCTCATCACTCCAGACAACGTAGGTACCTGAATCGGAGTCTCTGGAAATTATGGTGATGTCCCGGTCCGTTCCACCAACCTCTGACCAGTTGGTAATATCGCCGTTATAGATTTTCCTGAGCTCTTCCAGGCTCAGTTCATCTACGGGATTATCCGGATGCACCACAGGAATAATGCTGTCGTAGGCAATGACAAAGGGCACCGGATAAATTCCGTTTTCAACGGCCCGTTCTACTTCGCTGTCTCTTATCCACCTTGAAGTCTGGGCGATGTCAGTGGTGCCGTCGATCAAGGCCGCGATACCGTTGCCGGAACCTCCACCGGAAATGGAAAAATTGAAACCGGGATTGTCTTCCATGAAGGCCTCCGACACCACCTGTGAAACAGGCAAAACCGTGGTTGAACCGTTGATCTTAATCTCACCGGCCTTTACCGGAGCTGCCAACAGGCACAACCCAAAAACCAAAGAACCTAATAAAACCAAAACTCTGTTCATTTTAAACCTCCATAAAATTGTTGAAATTAAGACTGGATGACTGTCCAGCCCTGACTTGAGAAGTGTTTTAAGCATCTTTGGATTGTTTTGCATGCCGAACATGTGGTGATATTGTTACAATTGTGAAACAGTTAAAACAATTGTTTGCTGGCCAGCGAAAGAACATCTGCGAAAGGCTGTATTGTTCGAAAAGTAACCTCTTCGTAAAACTTTTGTAACAAACGAGGGATAAGTAATTCTCTGTTCATCAATACGAGTGTCCCTTAAGCAGGGACTACATCCAACATATCATTAAAAGAGGTTTTTTCATGAATTCTGAACAGATTCTGCCCAGCAATCCCTTATCCGGAGGCGTGGTCCAGGATATGGATCCCAATAAAAAAATCAGTCTGGACCAGGAGCACTGCTGTCTGGAGGTCAAGGACCTCAATCTTTTTTACGGCTCGACCCAGGCCCTGAAGTCCATTAACATGGAAATACCTGTAAAACGGGCTACAGCCTTTATCGGTCCCAGCGGTTGCGGCAAATCAACCCTGTTGCGCTGTTTCAACCGGCTTAACGATATGATAGATATATGCAGAGTACAGGGGGAGATAAAACTGGACGGAGAAAATATATATGATCCTAAAGTTGATGTGGCCGAACTCAGGCGCAAAGTGGGCATGGTCTTTCAGAAACCCAATCCTTTTCCCAAATCCATCTTCGACAATATCGCCTTTGGCTTGCGCCTCAAGGGCATAAGGAACAAAAAGCATTTAAGTGAAGTGGTGGAAAAATCCCTGAAAGGGGCGGCCCTTTGGGATGAGGTCAAGGACAGGCTGCATGAAAGCGCCCTGGGATTATCAGGCGGGCAACAGCAGAGGCTGGTCATTGCCAGGGCCATAGCCATTGAACCCAATGTGATTCTGCTGGACGAACCCTGTTCTGCTCTGGACCCCATTTCCACATCCAAGATAGAAGAGCTGATTTATTATCTAAAAGAAAGCTATACCATTGTAATCGTCACCCACAACATGCAGCAGGCAGCCAGAGTTTCAGACTTTACTGCATATATGTACCTAGGAGAACTTATTGAGTACAGGGATACCATCACCATGTTCACCAATCCCAGAGAAAAAACAACCGAAGAATATATAACCGGCAGATTCGGATAATTTCATCTTATCAGGAGACAGAATATGACACATTTGACACAGGAACTGGACAGGCTGAATATGAAGGTCATGCAGATGGTGGTCCAGACGGAGCAGGCACTGAGCAAGACCGTGAACGCTTTCTCCCGCATGGATGCGGATCTGGCCCAGGAAGTGGTGGATCATGACAAGCAGATCAATGAACTGGAAGTGCTCATTGACCAGCTTTGCCTGCGCCTCCTGGCCCTGGAGCAGCCCGTGGCCAGGGACCTGCGCTTTATCCTGGGGGCCATGCGCCTGAGCAAGGATCTGGAACGTATAGGGGACGAATCTGCCAACATATCCGATGCAACAATATTTTTAAGCCTGCATCCTCCCCTGGATTTTTACGACCAGATCCAGATCATGGGCCAGAAAGCCTATGACATGCTCCAGGAAGCCATAATCGCCTTTTCCTCTCCGGATACAGAAAGGGCCATAAATGTCTGCCGCATGGATTTCGAGGTGGATGAAATAAACTCAAAAGTCCTCAAGCTAAGCATCGAACATATGAGTCAAAACAGCCAGGCGGTTGAGCAGTGCGTACAGAGCATAAATATCGCCAGGCGCTTTGAACGGGTGGCGGACCTGGCCACCAACATAGCCGAAACCACCATGTTCATCGTTCAGGGCACCAGCATCAAGCATTCCTGCCTGTTTGACGACCGGGTTTAGTCAAAGCTACTAGTCCCCTGCTTTCCTTAAAAGCGCTGACAGATACGTTGGATGAAAGCTGACTATGTGAGCAGATCATTGGCTTGACAGGTATATTGTTAAAATATACAGATTAATTATGTATTACATGCTTGAAAAGGTAACAGGTTTTGACTGGGATGAAGGAAATTTTGACAAAAATCTCATCAAGCATGATGTTCAGAACTGGGAATGTGAGCAGGTTTTCTTTAATAAGCCTCTGATTATCCTTGATGACCACAGGCACTCACTGGTTGAAAAGCGACTGGCGGCTTTTGGAAAAACAGATGGCGGACGTCTCTTAACAATGATATTCACAATAAGGAAAAGCCTGATCAGGGTGATCTCAGCCAGGGACATGAATAAAAAGGAGAGGATATACTATCATGAAAAAGCACAATAGAATTCCACACTTTGAAAACGAAGACCAGGAAAGGGAATTCTGGGCTCATGAATCGCCTCTTGACTACTTTGATCCCAACGAGTTTAAAAAAATTTCCTTCCCTGACCTTAAGCCCTCCCTTAAGTCCATATCCTTAAGGCTTCCCGAGGCAATGATTGCTGAACTCAAGCTCCTGGCCAACAAAAAAGACATGCCCTACCAGAGCCTGGTGAAAATATTTCTGGCCAGGCAGATAAACGTGGAGCGCGGTTCACTCGCAAAAGATTTAGAGAATACCACAGATTATTTTGAAGGAGGCTGATGCCTTTCCTAAGAGCGATTCAATGAAAACCAGACAATGCATCCATTGTCACTGCCCGGTACCGGGCTTTCCACCCAGATGCGGCCTCCGAACGTCTTGATAATGTTTTTGCAGATGGCCAGCCCAAGTCCGGTACCTTTGACCTTACCCGGCTTCTTTTCAGGATAAAGAGGGGAGTCTGCACCGCGGTTCAGATTTACTGAAGGGGCGGACTTCTGGAATGTATATAAGGAAGGGATTTCATACAACCACCCCCGGCCCCTCCTTGGCTAAGGAGGGGAGCTACACCGTGGCCTGGATTTACTTGGGGGGTGAAAGCTTAATTAAGCTCCAGTCGGAGTATTTATACAGATGCATGCGACAGAGTGTTGCCACGCCTCGATCTGCTCCCCTCCTTGGCTAAGGAGGGGTTGGGGGTGGTTCGATATTTAACTCCCTTCCTTACCAGGCTTCTTTACAGGCTAAGGAGGGGAGCTACACCGTGGCCTGGATTTACTTGGGGGGTGGAAGCTTAGGCAACTCCCGGAAAATAGAATTATAAACCTCGGTGGGTGGCGACCTTTTAATTTTCTGCATGTTGCCCAGAACTCCCCACCCTAAAACTGTTACGTTATTTTCAGAAAGTTGCCTTAGTCAAATCCACCGTCTGTTGCCTGCCTGAAGCCGCTTGTTCACTATTCATGTCAGG contains the following coding sequences:
- a CDS encoding GAK system ATP-grasp enzyme, whose amino-acid sequence is MSIEKQKNYKIAVIGNPGSWSTEKLADELYERTSFRLVVDPAQLAFDMQGRTLVAGNTDLAELDGLAIKKIGPVYSPDMYNRLEILRFFCSLGKPVFSRPEMVMMAVNRLSCTVNLQIGNIPMPPTVITESRDEAVRAVRKFGKAVFKPLFSSKARGMLLVEDNANCGSAIANFQASGNTAMYIQKMVQIPGRDLGISFLGGKYIGTYARRKGNSWNTCTSNGGKYEPCEPDAETINLASKAQDLFNLDFTCVDVVETEDGPMVFEVSAFGGFRGLYHACGLNAAGMYAEYIINQLESRQ
- a CDS encoding amphi-Trp domain-containing protein; translated protein: MGKDELKFKAVVEKQSLIATLENLMDSIQVGRLYVGDGQQGILLVPAPHLKLEIRAESKKDKEKICMEISWRTDSKEFAFKEPELVISSQAPEITYESEAGDADQEYQESNEQTEEELR
- a CDS encoding HprK-related kinase B; this translates as MHYPITPGQSFLHMLGCSNVQDTLDQSVDLQLDDCTIRVEMDEPVLREKLLRYFKPFLIQNDDQPHIVIKALENPPLKPGISLTDLHPGCSKKRIKEQYINIPGGRVVRKKLSGMLFFMNSSENIAIGPCTENDNQIVNFINNRFIQWKLDQGCLLCHAAAVSRKGQGIILAGFSGLGKSTLALHLMNKGLDFVSNDRLMVRKKKEHVEMFGVAKLPRVNPGTILNNPRLTGILTSEEIRKFSGISKDMIWKMEHKYDVWLDKCFGRDRFKLQSGVKALVILNWSRHGQSLEMQRVNLEKRSELLQAVIKSPGLFYYPSDNFRVLEPDPLDYMKFFQDIPVYELGGGIDFQQASDRCAELI
- the pstA gene encoding phosphate ABC transporter permease PstA, producing the protein MRSNFARKRNQFIAFSIFRAAIYLNVLALALFLGFIAINGISAISWEFLTEHPRKSMTEGGIWPCIVGTVYISLGSILVAFPLGVGTAIYLNEFSGGGRWTRIIRMGIINLAGVPSVVYGLFGLAFFVLYLNMGVSLLAGSLTLGAFILPLIIGSAEEALRNVPQSYREASLALGATKWQTVYRMVLPAALPSMLTGMILGVSRAAGETAPIMFTAAVFYTGKIPSSIFDEIMAMPYHIYVLATAGVNIDQTRPLQYGTALTLMFLVLGLNLVAILVRNKLQRRL
- the pstC gene encoding phosphate ABC transporter permease subunit PstC; translation: MAVISSQKKDLLVHGVFLIVGASGIIILTLIFLFLILEGLPIFDVISVRDFILGKEWYPTDINPDYGILPLIAGSASVVALASIMAIPLGVFSAIYLAEIAHPKTRAVIKPIVELIEGLPTVVIGFFGMVVVAPFLQEMFDLGTGLNVLNASIMLAFMAVPTITSISEDAIYSVPRHMKEGSMALGATQWETIARVIVPASLAGISTAVVLGIARAIGETMVVLMVAGGAAMIPESIFDPVRPMPANIAAEMGNVPFRSDHYHALFAIGLVLFVFTFLFNLLASYLSERHKQVGAATL
- a CDS encoding PstS family phosphate ABC transporter substrate-binding protein; translated protein: MNRVLVLLGSLVFGLCLLAAPVKAGEIKINGSTTVLPVSQVVSEAFMEDNPGFNFSISGGGSGNGIAALIDGTTDIAQTSRWIRDSEVERAVENGIYPVPFVIAYDSIIPVVHPDNPVDELSLEELRKIYNGDITNWSEVGGTDRDITIISRDSDSGTYVVWSDEVLKGDRLTPRAQMLASNGAIVQTVQDNRHAIGYIGLGYLTDRLKSVKVDGVMPTSTTTASGEYPVSRSLWLITNNWPSGDVLRFINYIQHPDNAELIEEGGYVPIW
- the pstB gene encoding phosphate ABC transporter ATP-binding protein PstB encodes the protein MDPNKKISLDQEHCCLEVKDLNLFYGSTQALKSINMEIPVKRATAFIGPSGCGKSTLLRCFNRLNDMIDICRVQGEIKLDGENIYDPKVDVAELRRKVGMVFQKPNPFPKSIFDNIAFGLRLKGIRNKKHLSEVVEKSLKGAALWDEVKDRLHESALGLSGGQQQRLVIARAIAIEPNVILLDEPCSALDPISTSKIEELIYYLKESYTIVIVTHNMQQAARVSDFTAYMYLGELIEYRDTITMFTNPREKTTEEYITGRFG
- the phoU gene encoding phosphate signaling complex protein PhoU, coding for MTHLTQELDRLNMKVMQMVVQTEQALSKTVNAFSRMDADLAQEVVDHDKQINELEVLIDQLCLRLLALEQPVARDLRFILGAMRLSKDLERIGDESANISDATIFLSLHPPLDFYDQIQIMGQKAYDMLQEAIIAFSSPDTERAINVCRMDFEVDEINSKVLKLSIEHMSQNSQAVEQCVQSINIARRFERVADLATNIAETTMFIVQGTSIKHSCLFDDRV
- a CDS encoding BrnT family toxin, whose protein sequence is MYYMLEKVTGFDWDEGNFDKNLIKHDVQNWECEQVFFNKPLIILDDHRHSLVEKRLAAFGKTDGGRLLTMIFTIRKSLIRVISARDMNKKERIYYHEKAQ
- a CDS encoding BrnA antitoxin family protein, producing MKKHNRIPHFENEDQEREFWAHESPLDYFDPNEFKKISFPDLKPSLKSISLRLPEAMIAELKLLANKKDMPYQSLVKIFLARQINVERGSLAKDLENTTDYFEGG
- a CDS encoding ATP-binding protein, whose amino-acid sequence is MYEIPSLYTFQKSAPSVNLNRGADSPLYPEKKPGKVKGTGLGLAICKNIIKTFGGRIWVESPVPGSDNGCIVWFSLNRS